CCGGTAATCGAACAAGGTCAAGATCATGCACTTGCTAAATTCGCGGGTTATATGCAGTTGGGTGATACTTATTCCATGTTGGGTCAAATTGAAAACTCGTTACAGTGTTACAAATCGGGTTTGGATTTACAGAAAAAGACGTTAGGTGAAAACGACCCAAGAGTTGGCGAAACGTGTAGGTATCTTGCTGAAGCTCATGTTCAAGCGCTGCAATTCGATGAAGCTGAAAAACTTTGTCAAATGGGTCTGGATATCCATAGAGAAAATGGGTCGCCCGCGTCTTTAGAAGAAGCGGCTGATCGTAAACTTATGGGTTTAATATGTGAAACGAAAGGGGATCACGAAGGTGCACTTGAGCATTTGGTTATGGCTAGTATGGCTTTGGTGGCTAATGGGCATGAAAACGAGGTTTCGTCTATTGATTTAAGCATAGGAGACACGTATTTATCACTATCGAGATTCGATGAGGCTGTTCACGCGTACCAAAAGGCGCTCACGGCTTTTAAATCATTGAAAGGTGAGAATCATCCCACAGTTGCTTCTGTTTTCGTTCGTTTGGCTCATTTATATAACAAAACTGGAAAAATTCGGGACTCGAAATCCTACTGTGAAAACGCTCTTCGTATATATGAAAAACCTGTTCTCGGGATCCCACAAGAGGAAATTGCGAGTGGGTTTACAGATGTTGCGGCTATTTACGAGTCGATGAACGAGCTCGATTATGCTTTGAAATTGTTGCAAAAGGCGTTGAAGATATACAACGATGTTCCAGGTCAGCAAAACACGATTGCGGGAATTGAAGCTCAAATGGGAGTAATGTATTATGTGTTGGGTAAATACTCGGAATCTTATGATTCATTCAAAAACGCCATCTTAAAGCTGCGTGCTAGTGGTGAAAAGAAATCGGCGTTTTTTGGTATCGCACTTAACCAAATGGGACTCACTTGTGTGCAATTGTATTTTATAAACGAAGCGTTAGATCTTTTTGAAGAAGCAAGAAACGTATTGGAACATGAAAACGGATCATATCACCCTGATACCCTTGCGGTTTACAGCAATCTTGCTGGCACTTATGATGCAGTTGGAAGGTATATTACTGTTTAAagtgtttttattaaaacattcaAAGCTCAATTCATTATATAATTTTATCAAATGTTATATATAACAcaaaaatatttacggtcaaagttgacaaaGAAGACTTTGAAAAGTGGACACTTATAGTGGGTCGTAAGGAGTATAAATTTGCTGCAAATAatgctttttttttttaattgctgTGTAAATTTATTTTTGTTTTGCATTAGATTGGATGATGCAATTGCAATATTGGAAAGAGTCGTTGTGATGAGGGAAGAAAAGCTCGGGACTGCACACCCTGACGTTGACGATGAAAAGAGACGGCTAGCCGAGTTGCTAAAAGAGGCAGGAAAGGTTCGAACCAAAAAGACCAGGTCATTAGAACACTTTCTTGATGCGAGCCATGGATCAACAACCAACAATGGTGTTACTGCTACTAATCAAGGTATGATGATAAACAGGTAAAAACGTGTGAAATTTTCCCTGTCCGAATATGTTTACTCAGATATACGCGACCTAACTGGACCATCACGTGAAGTTTAAAGAAAAGTTGATGAAATGGTCTTGAAATACGCGCTCGTTTTGTTTTGTTTTATTGTTTTTTGCAATACTGAGTTGATGAAGTTGTATTGTTGTACTTGTTTTAAGTTATTATGTGAGATTTCACTTATGGGTTTGAATTCATTTGTACATTATCATACATGTTTTGAAGAAAATATTAAAGTCTTGTACATTTTGTACAATCATGAGATGTTTTTCAGAGTATCTGTTCCTTATTACATCACCTATCAGGTGTGTCTTTATTATGTTTCTTTTGGGGACCCTTTACCATCATCTTATTTGAAGGTGGGTCTATGTTCATGATAAAATTACAACACTTTTTGCTCTAAATATGACTTTAAGTTTTGAACTTTTCTCGTCTTAGACGGAATCTTGGACTCATTCGCTTGTTGTCATTGTTACCAATTCTTATTATGAGTGTTTCAGTGTTTGTAcaagtttttttatatatattttttatttttttatttttttattttttggatATTGGTGGTGGCCAATAGTACTTGACAATCATTGAAGAGGATACAGGCTGATGCTGGTTGTTTTCTGTACCATGTGTGTGCATTTTCTATACTAGTTATTGCATCTGCCTTTACAGATGTTTTTGGCCCATTGTATTATttgctatttttatttttattaacatggggtggttatgttttatatatatatatatatatatatatatatatatatatatatatatatatatatatatatatatatatatagtggtaggataaagagggaagtaaccattcggggggaagcaaaaacttttttttttttttcgttttttgaaaaaactttgttcacgaacattatagatgagatgaaaatatgaacatttagtagagacactttgtgataaatgtttttatttcggcgggaaaacgctcgaagaagtaatatataacaattatcgtgtttttcgagcgtattttgaggttttagctattggggtttagatattagggtttagatattagggtttatagggtttagatattagggtttagaaatttagggtttagatttagggtttagatttaggatttagattgagtttttaacacgaacggtttagggtttagggtttagggttgggtgttttgggtttatggaataaactcaaaacaccaaactctaaaccctaaaccctaaacactaaactctaaatcgggctaaattttacttcacaaaacatggaaaaaaaaacgttcatattcttcacgaacaatattatcttgaatgttatttttgtcgatcgttttcccgcctaaataataacattcatcacgaagtgtctcatctaaatgttcatattttcgtgtgatcttgatgccggaaaaaaaaattcaaaaaaaactaaaaaaaaaaaaatttgcttccccccgcttccccccgattggttacttcctcattgatcctgcccctatatatatatatatatatttttttttttatttttttttttttttttttgaaaggcaaaattTCATTTCAAAAACAAGGAATAGAGTACAATCCAAGCTTGCGAAGAGCAAGCTTACACCTAAAAAAACAGACACGAACAATtaaacaaacatgaattacaagctcCTACGCTACTAGAAATTAACCGTGGTCGTCAACAACATTTGGACAAGAAAGCCATTGGAGCCAATCAAGGGACCATTTGCACGAACGCCTTGAAATCCACTCGAAAaatttgatttggatttcatttagaACCATAGGACTGATCATTTTCTTGTTTTGGAACAAAGTGAGGTTGCGATTACGCCATATGTAATAAGCCGTGACCCATTCGATAGCCATCCATAAGTTTGAGGATTGATCCGATTGGGAGGGGTTAACAATTCCTTTGAGCATATCTTCCATTTGGGAGTATAGTGGCCGATTGATCTTCCACCACCTAAACACTCGGGACCAAAGATCTTTTGCAAAA
This genomic window from Rutidosis leptorrhynchoides isolate AG116_Rl617_1_P2 chromosome 2, CSIRO_AGI_Rlap_v1, whole genome shotgun sequence contains:
- the LOC139892474 gene encoding protein KINESIN LIGHT CHAIN-RELATED 3-like, whose amino-acid sequence is MPGLVLDEIQEDRVVDEISEIGILPKTNNINMDLSKSPEIVDARNSKSVVVEPSIDQLYDNVCEMQSSDQSPSRLSYGSDGEESRIDSELRHLVGGEIKEVEILQQDEEIIKVEDKQESSKSLSSKKSKKASELESEVNSRSSSKTKPHQKTTKNAAFSDKNSDLGPYLLKQARDLLSSSDNPRRALDLAQRATKAFKKSANGKPSLDCVMCLHVTAAIYCNLGQYNDAIPILENSITIPVIEQGQDHALAKFAGYMQLGDTYSMLGQIENSLQCYKSGLDLQKKTLGENDPRVGETCRYLAEAHVQALQFDEAEKLCQMGLDIHRENGSPASLEEAADRKLMGLICETKGDHEGALEHLVMASMALVANGHENEVSSIDLSIGDTYLSLSRFDEAVHAYQKALTAFKSLKGENHPTVASVFVRLAHLYNKTGKIRDSKSYCENALRIYEKPVLGIPQEEIASGFTDVAAIYESMNELDYALKLLQKALKIYNDVPGQQNTIAGIEAQMGVMYYVLGKYSESYDSFKNAILKLRASGEKKSAFFGIALNQMGLTCVQLYFINEALDLFEEARNVLEHENGSYHPDTLAVYSNLAGTYDAVGRLDDAIAILERVVVMREEKLGTAHPDVDDEKRRLAELLKEAGKVRTKKTRSLEHFLDASHGSTTNNGVTATNQGMMINR